In the genome of Panthera uncia isolate 11264 chromosome X, Puncia_PCG_1.0, whole genome shotgun sequence, the window AAACGCTGTAACATCTTATTTTGATGAAAGGCAGTATTTCACATAAGGATTTTAAACGTCTGGAACTAAGCTTTTTTCTTTGGAAGATCTCTCAAGTGCCAGTTTTCCTAGTCACGATTAGGGTCAGGAGGCTTGGATTTGAGACTCAGTTCCATAACTTTGGATATGCTGCTTCAGTTCTCTGGGATGATCTACGCTTCCTCATTTGTTTGAAATTTGTGATTAGGGgcgcctacatggctcagtcagttaagcgtccaacttaggcccaggtcatgatctcgcagtccatgagttcaagccctacatcagggtccacgctgtcagtgtggagcctgcttgcgattctctctctcccccctctgcccttcctctgctcatgtgcacatcgcgtgtgcacactctgtctctctctctcaaaataaacttttaaaaagttcaaaataaaaataaaatacagtttgtgattaaacaaaaatgagatcTAGAATATCTTCTACATTTGAAATATTATGGCCACTTCTCACGCTAGGTAATCTGAACTAGGTCATGTTCATCACTAATTTTCCAGGATCAGCAACACTAACAGGCATACGTGTCAGAAGTTTGCCAATGCTGATTTCAGATTTTAATGAACACACTTGCCACGATCTCAATTGAGTGAAGTTGTTTAAAACTGTATGCAAAACCCTGAGAACATCACCTTTAAAAAAGTCCAAGTGCAAGCAATAAAGGACATTTATATTCTGTACTCACCGGAACGGCCGCCATGAGTGTCGGCTTCAGCACAGTACAGTCTCCTTtgcttccctttttaattttgctggactacatgaaagaaaaagcaaataggaTCAGGAGAGCCAGCCTCAGCAAAAAAGTGTGATAATTCAAGTACTGACAGTGACAGAAATTTACACAATGGAATCTGATCTTCTATGGCCCCGTTGAGTTATTGGTTACAACTCTCATAACTTGCAAATGTCTAAAGTGGAAGTGGCTTTAGTGCTTTATCCTGGAGATGATTTCTTCTAGTACATTTCGGCTTTCCTTAGAGGAGAAGCTCTGACTCATAATAAAGGAGAGTGGGATATTTGGGTAAAGTGCGCATTCTTATCTCTCACGTATCAAGCACAGCACAAatcatccattaaaaaaagagaatacaaaacCTCAGCTAAGGTACACTGAAcactaaaagaaaatggaaaatattttaactttctttgaTTAGCCAAATGGCAAAGCCACCTCTTGAAGTCACTGCCGTTGATGAACACGATGGAAAAACACTAATTCGGTAACATCGTGGTTGACAGAATACTGAAGACCCTGCCAGTGACCATGTGGGGATATGCACATATATAtctaagtatgtatatatttctcctttcttttgttttctttcattgcttaCACACATAAATACTATTTGGGATTTCAAATATCAGAGCAACAGGTAGAAAAACTGATAAAGCAGCCCACTGAAAAAGggagatgaaaggaagaaagaaccagCTATAATGCAGTTCATTAGTCTGTAAGTTTAGATGTATGATGTGTCTATTAGTCACGCTGACACAGGCGGGAAGTAAACCAGCTCTTAAGGGACAGTGTGATATGCCAGGACCACCGGCTTCGTCATAGAAAACTTTCTGCCAATAGAACCAAATTGCTTTTATCCTGCTTTTCTTTAAgatggataaaggaaataaaataactgcTTGTTGTTTTATGTATGTGCGAGTGTGTGCACATTTGCAAGTGGAAACCGACGCCTGCACGTGCATATGACACATGGGAGGGCAGCTCTGTAGAGAGAAAGATGGGCTCTCATGTCCTGCAAGTCCAAGCTGCCCTCCATGTAGTGCTGACCAGTTGTCGCTTTAAAGAGCTGTTCCAGGGTAGCACTAGCCACAAGGAGcccttcttcactttctttatgACTCTATGTAATGGTATCAGTTCTCTTCTTATGATCGCAATAATCTCAGGACAGCATCATGCTTATCTGTTGGCTTCAAATGTCAGGCACCTCTAATGTCCCACCTATTTCTGATTTCCTATCTGAGGGAGATTCCTGGGTTTTTGATTCCTAGGAAGATTGAGACTTTTTATTAGGAAGTTCGTGAAAAAGACAGGTGGGCATTCACTCCAACTGCCCCCCCCTTCCCTACACTGAGGCTATTATTTCCAGAAAGGCAGTGAAAGCTAGGGTTGCTAGTCCCTGACTTCTGAACTTCCCTAAGGTGGGGGGGAATCATACTCAAAGCTTATTGAAAGGTGTTTCacattttgaaacatttctaAATACAAGAAAAGCCCACTACAGTGCATCAAAAACATAattgttgtggatttttttttcttttaacattacagagttttctaaaatttttattttacagttcaaGCCCCAGTCTTATTCATAGATCAATTTTAACTTGACTACATCAAGTCTCGTTTATTACTTTACTTGATCACTTCTTTTCTCCATTACTGTTCTAGCAGATTTTAAATGTGAACTTTCAGCTGAGTAGTTCATACGGCAGCTCTCCATCTTACAATGAGGTTGTGTTCCCTAAAGTACCAAGTAGGTAGTTGTCTAGAACACAGAACATTTTTCTCATGATAAACCCACTTCAAGAGGTGGTTGGATTATCCTGAGAAGTTGCAGGGAGGTGGTCATCATTCAGAAAGGACACAAGGACGTTATGGAGTTCCAGGAAtgttcttttttatcttgatCTAGATACGGATGGTTACAGGGGTCTATGTGTGTACATTAAATGCAATCAAGAAGTGTACTTAAGATTCATGTCCTTTAAGTTATACatccaaaaacaatttttttaaaaagatggttgGAATCTCAAATCTAAAGACATCCATTTAACTTTTCTGCCTTAATATCACACAACCTACCTAACCTCTCCCTAAAACCAAGTCATTCCTATCTATACTCAGAAACTCTTTTTTGCCTCAACCTCTGGTTGACATTTTTCTATAGCAACAGgtccaaagaagaaattaaacaacTGTGGACAGTAGGTATTAGCTGTGTAATTTCAAATGCACGTAAAATACGTGAGTTAGCTCTAGCCATTGTTGGGCTTCCTACTGTGaacaaaggagaagggagaaccCAGTTGGACTCCAGGCACAAAGCTGAGGGCTGCCTTTGGATACTCAATAGAACTTTCCATGATGATGGAAAGGTCTGGTACCTGTGCTGTCCAAAGTGGTACCCACTAGTGACACTTAGCTGCTGagaacttgaaatgtggctggaggggagggggacaaaacataagagactcttaaatacagagaacaaactgagggttgctggaggggttgtgggtgggggggatgggctaaatagctaaggggcattaaggacgATACTCATTGGGATGAGCCTTGgttgttatacataggggatgaatcactggaatctactcctgaaatcattattgtactatatgctaactaacttggatgcaaatttaaaaattaaaaaaaaaatagaaaacaaaaagaaatgtggcTGGAGCAACtgagaaatgagatttttctcATATCATTGGAATTATCTCTACTTCAGCGTGCTGTTGTGGACAGCACAGTGTTAGAGAAAACTGAGAGCAAAACTGGGCCACGATCCTACCACCACATCTTCTCCCAGAAAACCTATCCCTGTTTATGGGTAATGTATCCAAAAGACTCGGTGCATTTATCTTCTCTACCCAAGCTATCCAGAGTCAAAAtctcataaaacaaaatgaaagtaacTGTAAGCTTCAAAATCATGTAAGAAGATGTAGATGAAACAACGCCAACAAATCCATAACTCTTTTTTACAGCTACATATTTGCCCACAGGGGCTATTTTTGAAGTCGAGGAGAAAGCTGCCAGTGAACTGAAGTGTCTCACATTCGCAGTAATACGTTCTCAGCCAAACAGCGCAACTTAATAGGATGGCGCGGAAAGAGTAAAAGGCTTGTCACCTGGTCAGAGAGTGTAAGTGGAGAAGAATAGCCAATCCTACAGCCGTAGGTAAAGCAGGATATCTCTGCTGTCAGTTCTAGCACATGAGCCAAAGGCAAGTAGCCAATGTAAGTGTCCTTTGgtctaaaatgaaataagagaaacatGTAAGCGGTCAGGAAAAAGGCATGGTTAAGTAGAAACATCAATAGCCTTCTCGTTTCTACACAGATGGAGTTTAGACGATGTCGAACAGGAGCTCTCATCGCAAAGAAGAACATGGAATGAGTCTCTCTTACCCCAGCCCAGGAATCCTCTCACACTGGCCTGTCATTCCAGCTATCAAATTGCTATGGTGCATCATCACTCCCTTGGGCCGGCCGGTAGAACCACTGGTATACATGACAATAGCCATGTCCGAAGGAGTTGGTCTGTTCGGAGGAATGCTcgctaaaagaatgaaaaagcacTGCGTTTTCTTCAGTTTAGAAGTTCAATTGCTTACACAAAGATTAAGAGTTTTTAGGTATTTTTTGCATAATGATGAACCATGTAAAACAAATGCTCTCTACTGACAACCGACACAAAAAATGGTGATCGAATTTCTGGTTACCTGCAGTGAGAGTCTTGAACGCCACTGTGGCCCTTTTTCTGGGTGTTGAGCCCAATCCCGGTCTACCCCTGCCTGGCCGAGGTGCTGCACACACAGCAGTGCTGTGGAAAGCTAGCCAGGACTTTGGAGAATCAGGGAGATAGACTATTGTGTGCAAGCCCTTCaggcctcagtttgctcacctTTAAAATGAGATGGCTGGGCCTGATTATGGTTCTCAACCACTGGGGGGCATGAGAATTACCTGCAGAACTTAAACAAAATacagtctctgtctctggcccCCACCTCTGAGCATTCTGGGTCTGGGATGGATCAAAGGCTCCACAGGTGACACTCATACACACCCCTGATTGAAAGCCACTGGACTTggtatttttctcactttttataaaaataatttaataataactgAACCATGGACACTGAATTAGATAACCATTATACATTTAACAGATTATTTTAAGATTACATTCCAAGCAGCACATATAATCCAAAGAACACCAAACCAAAATgatattttctactgtttttagTGTTGCTTCTTGAAATCTGTGTAGGAAATCAgtttttcaaagtgctgaaagtgTACCTAGATAAAAATAACACCAAGaggtcctttctctcttctctctctctgtgactcactcgctcactcactcCTGTAGTTACAACCCATGTTATGTGTCTGGCTTCAGGACTCTTTTGGGTCTTCCAGATTTAGTGCTTATTGCCCTATCTGGATTGGACCATACTTTGATTCTGTCTAATCAAAATGAGACAGGAATTTTATGATACTGAGAGAGACCGTGTGGAGAGGTTTATAAACACTTCATTCCCTATCAATGGTAATATCTAAATAGTATCTAAATTTCACTTCTCTTAGCCCTCTGTCTGAACTTAGgaatattattgttgttgttatcgtaatttattgtattttcgaaagagagagagtgtgtttgcATGAgttggggtgaggggaagagggagagagagagaaccttaagcaggctccatgctcagcatggagcctgacacagggctcgatcccacgaccatgggatcatgacctgagccaaaatcaagagtcgatgttcaagtgactgagccacccaggtgtccctgaaggtACAAATGTTGCATCATCTTAAAGGTCCTGAGCTCCAGTGCTATCTTTGCTTTTACTGAATGACTGGGGGAGGAAAATAGAGAGGTCTTCCCAACAGATTATATTCAGCCATCTTGAGCAGGGGTCGGCAGACTCCTTTTCAGAAAGGACCAGacggtaaatattttaggctctgagGGCCATACAGCCTCTGCCAAAGGTACCCAGCCATAGACACTTGTTAAATAGTTGTCACGGTATTCTAGTccaactttatttacagaaacagacAGCAGGCTGTAATTTGCCAACCAATGTACTAGAGTCGTGTTTCTCAAACTATGTGTTGTGAGGACCTTTTCCCCTCTAATGATTTATGGATAGatgcttttgtaaaatacaataaaaaggcattattggaaaaatgaaatgaacataacacacaaacttaaaatttttgcattggggtgcctggggggctcagtccgttgagtgtctgactcttcatttcagctcaggtcatgatctagcatttcgttgagttcaaggcccacgtcgggctctgcgctgagggtggagcctgcttggattctcgctctctcccattctctctgcccctgacccacatgcacacactctctctcacacacacacaaagtaaataaacattcaatcATATATGGtcttgataaaaattttaaaacttttttttaaatccaagaagTGTACAGTTTTCACTTGCATTACTTCCTTTCCTGCCCTACTGACAACAAACCTTAAACAGACGAATAAATTTGTTTTACCAGCTTTACTTACCGTTTTCGGGCTTGGATCCCAACTCTTCTACTGATTGCATGCTGTGAATCTCAAATCCTTCAGGGTATTCTGCTTTATTGATAGTCTTATTGTCCACATAAATTATATGTTTGACACAGTTGATATCTAACAGTGCAGTCTGTTGAACAGAAACAAGATCCAGCTATTAAATACGGGCCCACGGTAAACTCAGTTATTGGACATTTTCATGACCTATCAGATAACACCATGTtaattaagagaaatatttttatttaccttaagTTTACTTTCCAGAAGTTCAACGCTAGTGATCAGGTAGGTGGCCTCGGATTCATTTAACCCATGAACTACAGCTTCTTTGCCAAGCGTGGCATATAAAGTCACAactacataataaaaaaaaatacaaatgtgaacTAATTAAACAGTTAGGAGCTACATTATTTAAGTCAGCCTTTTGTGATAGGAACATTCATGGATGCACACATCTTATAATGTAATTTCATTTCACAGTCTCTGCCAATATCTTTCAACACTGCCTCAAACTTCGAGGTAGCCCCAACTTTTCCTTATAAATTCACAGGATTCTAACATCCTAAACCTGAAGAAACCCAGAAATACTGGAAGTGCCACAACTGTTCAAAAATTAGGCAATCATGATTCTCGAGGTGAGTAAGTTTCTGGCTGAACTGCTAATTCCGGTCAGAGCTAGCCTACCTAGGACTACCCTGTGACATGCAGGTTCACTGGCCATGGCACCAAACAGTGGGTACGTCCTTGAGAATCTTCAGACTGAGGATCTCAAATCTGAATCATGTTCTCACTCCTTCTAGGGAGTTTTTTATGTGGGCCCAACGTCCACGCTGATTAGTGACCTCTAAGCCGTAACTGGGTGGCCAAGGAGATCTAGTCTTTAGGAGCTACCAGAGAAAGGAAACATGGGCTGAAACCAGGACCAGTTAGTATCAAAGGACATCTGCTAAACCTAGATCGGATTGGAAATTCAGCTCTAGGCTCGTAACCAAAACAGCGACGTGGGTAAGAAGAGCCACTTTTCACAAGCTATTGTTTATTGAagttgggtgatgggtacatAGGGGatcatttcatattcatttttgtttgccTGAAATTCAAACTCCTGATTCCTACACTACACCTGTAGTGTTCTACCTCATTCAGTAAATAACTTAGTGCCTAGCACACGACAGGCACTATTCTggacttagaatttttttaaaccatttcatGCACAATtgcaaaaacaaatgtttgtgaaGCAGGAAGACACCCAACTTTACTTTCTGGCCAACATATCTAATGTGCTCATTTCACACGTAAAACAGAATGAGTCAAATGAGATGCCCTGGACGTGAAGCAACAAATTAGAATTATCCTAAGCAacggtatttttgtttttaatcattattttgtgTGTCACTTCCTAAAAAACACCCCCAGGTCCCAAATATGTCAGGTACAATTCACTTCCAATTGAAAAGCAAAATCCTAAATTCTATCCATTCAGCTGCCAACTAATTCCCACGCTAGCTCTTAGAAATTACTTTAACAGGCATTATCAGATATCTTTTAACTACATTACGTACTGCTTTATGGAtacaatggatgcagaaaaattGCTAAAGAACACCTACCTTGAAAACAATAAGGTTGCAGGACAATTTCACATGTTACTAAAACCCTTTCTGTCCCCCTTCAAAAACACAAGGCACTTACGAGGGAAGTTGTACTTAAAGCAGGTCTGTGCCGCAATCATCCATTCGGCCCTGGTCTCACAGAAAATGGCAATAGTGTTCTTTGGTTTTAGTCCCAATGCAGTGAGTCCACTACCAAAATTATTCACTCTGCGGTTCACTTCGAGATAGCTCATCCACTTATAAGTCCCAAGAATTAACTGTTAAGGAGAGACATTCTCTGAATATTAGTACATTCAAGCAAGCAATTAAAATACCATTCAAAGTGTAGAGCTCTAAAATTGCCTTTAAGTGAATATACAGAAGCCATGAGCACCTTCTGagaatttgttatgcagcatatTTAAATGGAATGGCAGCATATTTAACATGCATTTGATTTATGATAAAGTAAAAACATACCTTCcccttaaaacaaattaaaaagcacagAAATGCTATACCTTCTTAAAAACCTTTCCATTTGgctgcatttcattttcttcacttagGATCTCTCTGGTCCCAAGGCTGTCCTTCTTCCCAAACTTGGACACAGCATGATCAAATAACTTATCCAGAGTGTCTGCTCCAGGGATGTCTATGACAGCTAGCGAGTCGAAGTGCGTGACAGAGCGATATGGACTTCCAGGTTTGTCTGAAGTGGGCTTAGCTTTTATTCTCTTTGCCATAGCGTTTTTCTTCTTCGCATTGGTAAGAAAATACCATGGAATAAATATAAGGGCACTGTATATTGTTATTAACAAGTGGACAGGCAGCAAAATAATGGTGAGCATGTTTAGCCTAAGTTTCATAGTGGCAAGGCTTCTACAATGgtgtttatttcttgttattcTTTGGCTGCAGAAAGCCTTATTTTGCTGAAGAAGGCAATAATGGAAGCAGCAGTAAGAGGAGTATAGCCAAGGCAGTTCAATTTTAATGATACAGATAAAAGTTAGTAATCTTTGGAAGCCGACAATAAAGTACACCTGTAGGTGAAGACAATGAACCAGgcagagagcaggaaaaaaaaacaaaaacaaaacaaaagagtatTAACAAGTTGATAGCAACATTGATTTAAATACTCAGGTCTTCAGTAGTTTATATAATTGATTTGATACAGCAAGTTGAAATAACTGGTCTGAAAGACtggcattttccattttaatcattattaCCATAAActtctcaatttatttatttttttggtttttaggtATATTCTGCCCATCACTCTGCAAGTCACTTAAGTGACACTACTTTAATGCGTACACGAATGCATGGATGTGGTATTTCAGCTTGGCTAAACTTCGGGAATGCCAATGATGAGGTTTCTCTTAAGTATGCCCATGTGAACCAGGTAGTTTTAAACAGGAATGGGTTTTGTAGCCCAAAGGGGAGAAATCCACCAGTTTAAGGCTTACTTCTCAATGCTCAACCCAGAGATACTATTCTGAGTTCCTCATCAAGGTAAATTTCTGCGGTAATGCTATGCATTATCTCCAGTCCCCCAAAGTGGAACAATACAATCATAAAGTCATTTACTAAGTGTCCATTTTGTGCTCAAAATTGCACCCGtggcctgggaggaggaggagtcagAAAGAGGTCCGAAGTAGTGTAAGTCCCGGCCTTCGCTCATTACCAGTTACCGCTAATGAGGCCATCTGCACACAAGACAGagccagtgtttttcaaatgttttggaGGGAGAGGGGCGGCGAAACAAACCACTCCTTTGAATAAAAACTCCTGCCAACGTCCCACACATGCAAGCAAAGTGGAACTGCTCTGGCTGAACCCAGGGGTGAAGGTCCCACCCCGGACTTCCTGGAAGCCTGCTCCCAAAGTGCCCACCGAAGCATTTCCAGTGAAAAGCCTGCTGGAAACACCTAAGTGCTGTGGCATGCGGTACTAACAATGCGACAGACATCGTGAGGAAGTGCAAAATGGCCAGCAGTAACTAAAGGGAGCTCTGTGAAGAGTAGACTTTTAAAGTGGACCTGATGTTGGGGATCTGGAAAATTAAGGAGAAAGAATGGAGAGCATTCCGGGCAGGGAAACCACATGGCAAGATGCAGAGGTAGGAGTGAAAGAGCTTTGGGAGAGTGGGAGTGCCCATAAGGACACTAGACTGACTGGGGCATAGAGTAAGTACATGTTGGCTAAATAGGCTACGGGTAGTGCAGGATCTGACAAATCAGACCAAGTAATTTTGATCTGATTGAATCAGACAGAAAACTGGGGGCCTCTGCAGGTCAGAAAGAGAGTGCCAATTGGAAAGGAATGGCAGAACCGGCCTCAGGGATGATTATAACTCACAGGGAGCTTGCCTTCAGCTGAGAAAGCTATTTTGGTGAGTGGAAGAATATTTCAgcgataaaaattaaaataatagttcactttgggacacctgggtggctcagtcggttaagcatctgactttggctcaggtcacgttctcacagcttgtgggtttgagcccgtgtcgggctctgtgctgatagctcagagcctggagcctgattcggattctgggtctacctctctctctgcccctccctcgctcatgctctgtctttctatctctgtcaaaaataaataaacattaaaaaattttaaataatagttcaCTTTAAGGAGACAAATTGAATGAAGCCCATCCTTCTGCAACTCTGGTGGAACCTATTGAACCCAGGACAGTTGTTTGTTTTAACACCAATTACCATAAAGTGGTTACCTTAATCCTGCCTCCACTTTAGTTTATGCCCTGCAACCTAGTGGGGCAAGATGAGCAAGAAACTACAGGAACAAAGACCTGGGTTTCAGTCCCTATCTCTGTCACCAAGTGGCTGTGGAAGCTTGAGCCGAACAAGCTATCTGAGCTTAAAATCAAACTAGATCGGTAGCCCTTAACTTCTTAGAGGTGATGGACCCTTTTGAGAATCCAACTGCGACCTATAAACCCAAGATATGCAAAAGGGTCTATGTGATTTTAGGGGGTTTGTGAGTTCCCTAAAATCCATCCATAAACCCCAAAGGGTGACACCAACTCTGAACTAAGAACTGCTGGCTTATATGATTTCCTGGGGTCCTTCCGACTTTAAATTTGGGGATTTACCCTACCTAGAAATTGCTGCCTTGGTCTGACAAGTCGGGTCATTCATCTCTTCAAAACAAGTTATGTCAAGTGTCCATCATGGTGTCTGGTCCTCAATATGCAGGATCCCCTCTAACAATCCTCCATCATTCATTTCACAATGACTCAAATCCACaatcatctttcctttttctaactTCCTACATCACTTGAAATGTCTACCACTCATTTCAATCCTTGATTACGGATATTCTAAACATCTAAGCCCCTAAGTCCACAGCAAGGACCAGTAGTTCTCAACCTGATCAAACCCAACACCTTTTTCTTAGAACAAATATTCTGTAATACTCTCTTATCAATCTTGAAAGGTAGTCATAGATGATAACCCActtacatacataattttaaaaaataattccttactGGTAATAGAAAGGAGTaccaaaaggaaattaattcaAGACACAACAATACTTACTTCGATACATAAATTGTCAGAGACAGTACCAGAAGTCCCCCCAAAAAGTCTCTGAATTGATATTATGCCCTAATGAGTACCACCTGACCTTCAATTGAGACATTGTCAGACTTGGGGCTGAAGATATATAGACAGCTTTTGAAGGGTTTATAATCTAATTGTATTAGTtgcattatacatttttattaatcttttacaCATATTTGCCTTAAGGCTCAGAAGTAGGGCAATGTCTTTTGCTTAATCCTCGTAATACAGAGACACATtggtgtaaacacacacacacaacacaacacatACACAGCAGACAAGCCTCAAAGAACATCCAGGTGAGGAGAGCTCTGAGACATCAGTTAGTTCAggtgttttcaaattctttctggTGGTGATGAGGGGGGCCTGGGTCATCTACTGGAA includes:
- the ACSL4 gene encoding long-chain-fatty-acid--CoA ligase 4 isoform X1, producing the protein MKLRLNMLTIILLPVHLLITIYSALIFIPWYFLTNAKKKNAMAKRIKAKPTSDKPGSPYRSVTHFDSLAVIDIPGADTLDKLFDHAVSKFGKKDSLGTREILSEENEMQPNGKVFKKLILGTYKWMSYLEVNRRVNNFGSGLTALGLKPKNTIAIFCETRAEWMIAAQTCFKYNFPLVTLYATLGKEAVVHGLNESEATYLITSVELLESKLKTALLDINCVKHIIYVDNKTINKAEYPEGFEIHSMQSVEELGSKPENASIPPNRPTPSDMAIVMYTSGSTGRPKGVMMHHSNLIAGMTGQCERIPGLGPKDTYIGYLPLAHVLELTAEISCFTYGCRIGYSSPLTLSDQSSKIKKGSKGDCTVLKPTLMAAVPEIMDRIYKNVMSKVQEMNYIQKTLFKIGYDYKLEQIKKGYDAPLCNMLLFKKVKALLGGNVRMMLSGGAPLSPQTHRFMNVCFCCPVGQGYGLTESCGAGTVTEVTDYTTGRVGAPLICCEIKLKDWQEGGYTIHDKPNPRGEIVIGGQNISMGYFKNEEKTAEDYSVDENGQRWFCTGDIGEFHPDGCLQIIDRKKDLVKLQAGEYVSLGKVEAALKNCPLIDNICAFAKSDQSYVISFVVPNQKRLTLLAQQKGVEGTWVDICNNPAMEAEILKEIREAANAMNLERFEIPIKVRLSPEPWTPETGLVTDAFKLKRKELKNHYLKDIERMYGGK